Genomic segment of Tissierella sp.:
TGAAAGGATAGGAATATGAAAAAGAAAGTTTTAGATTCATTAGATAAAATATTAATGTTAGCCATAATATTATCTGTACTAATTTTTATACTATATCCATTTGTTTCAGTCTTTATAACTTCTTTAATGGAAAATGGAAGCATTGATTTATCTTATTTTTCATTTGTAAAGGAAGAATCCTATTTAATAAAAAATTCTATAACTACTGGAATATACACTACAATTTTAAGTACTCTTTTTTCCATAATGATAGCAGTATATTCCTATACATCAAGCAATAAAGTTAAGAAAATAATCATGGCAATACTTATGCTAACAATTATTTCTCCTCCATTTGTTACATCACTTTCCTATATAAAACTCTTTGGAAGAAGAGGGCTTGTTACTTATGGATTATTAGGATTATCTATTTCACCTTATGGGCAATTAGGAATAGTATTGATGCAAAGTCTAGGTTTTACTTCTATGAATGCAATCTTGCTTATAGGATATTTAAACCAATTGGACAAAACCCTTATAGAATCAGCTCGCTCTTTGGGAGCCAAGACTACAGATATTATTAAAGATATTATTCTACCTCTCATGGGACCATCAATAACTGTAGTTATGCTATTATCTTTTATAAGGTCATTGGCAGATTTTTCAACTCCAAGGATAATTGGAGGTGCTTTTAATGTCTTGGCAACAGAAGCATATCTATCTGTAATAGCAAAGGGAAATATAAGAAGAGCAGCGACTATTTCAGTTATATTGTTTATTCCAGCTATTTTAGTCTTTGTATTATATATGACAAAATTTAAATCAGTAGCTATGAGTCAACATGGAACTAATTCAGGTGAAGGTATAAGTCTAAAAAGACAAGGGTTTTTATATAATATCATGAAAATTGGAGCGACATTTTTTCTGGTTTGGATTTTAATTCAATACACTTCAATTATTATGTCAGCTTTTACAGATATGTATCAGGGAAAGATGTATTTTACCTTGGATCATTTTAGGGATAGTAAGATAAGTGTAATGACTACATTTCCTAGAACAATATTAGTATCATTAGTGGCTGGTATAGTTAGTTCAGTTATTGGGCTTATATTAGAATACTATGCTTTTATTAGAAATTATAAAATAGCCAAGATAATAGATTTTATAGCTACAATGCCATATATTGTACCTGGGACATTTTTCGGGATTGGATATATATTAGCTTTTAATAAAGCACCATTAGAATTAACAGGAACTCTTTTAATAGTAATCTTAAATGTTACCTTTAGACAACTACCTTTTGCTTCAAAGGTAGGATATTCTACCTTGACTCAGATAAACAGAGATACTATTAATTCTGTGAAAGATTTAGGTGGACATAATCTTCATGTAATAAAGGATATTATTCTTCCTTTAAGTAAAAATGGTTTATTTATTTCTTTTGTAAATGGATTTACTTCAACTATGACAACTATTGGCTCAATAATATTCTTAATATATCCAAAACAAAAACTAGCTACTATGGTAATGTTTGATGTCATAGAATCAGGAAAGTATGGGGTAGGCTCAGTCATAGCATTTTTGATTATATTAATCTGTCTTATGGTAAATGGACTATATTTTTTCCTAATATCAAGAAAAAGGAGGAATAAGGATGTTTCTTACGGTATCCAACCTAACTAAAATATATGGAGATAAAAAAGTAGTAGATAATGTTTCCTTTCAAGCAGAAAAAGGCAGTATTACCTGTATCCTTGGACCAAGTGGCTCTGGGAAGACTACGATATTAAGGTGTTTAGGTGGCTTTGAGAACCCAGAGTCAGGAAATGTGACTCTTGATAATATAGATATATTAAAACTAAGCCCAGAGGAGAGACCTATATCAACAGTATTTCAATCCTATGGCTTATTTCCACATAAATCAGTCATAGAAAATACAATTTATGGGTTAAAGTTTAAAAAGATGACTAGAAAAGAAGCAATAAAAGAAGGACAAGGGATTTTAGAAATGGTTGGTTTGAAAGCTTATGATAATAGAAGGATAAATCAGCTTTCTGGTGGAGAACAGCAAAGAGTTGCCTTGGCAAGGTCTTTGGTAGTAAAACCAGATTTGTTGCTATTAGATGAACCCTTTTCAAACCTAGATGCTAAGTTGAGATTAGTTATGAGAGAAGAAATTCAAAGAATACAGAAGGTGTTTGATATAACAACTATCTTTGTAACCCATGATCAAGAAGA
This window contains:
- a CDS encoding iron ABC transporter permease, coding for MKKKVLDSLDKILMLAIILSVLIFILYPFVSVFITSLMENGSIDLSYFSFVKEESYLIKNSITTGIYTTILSTLFSIMIAVYSYTSSNKVKKIIMAILMLTIISPPFVTSLSYIKLFGRRGLVTYGLLGLSISPYGQLGIVLMQSLGFTSMNAILLIGYLNQLDKTLIESARSLGAKTTDIIKDIILPLMGPSITVVMLLSFIRSLADFSTPRIIGGAFNVLATEAYLSVIAKGNIRRAATISVILFIPAILVFVLYMTKFKSVAMSQHGTNSGEGISLKRQGFLYNIMKIGATFFLVWILIQYTSIIMSAFTDMYQGKMYFTLDHFRDSKISVMTTFPRTILVSLVAGIVSSVIGLILEYYAFIRNYKIAKIIDFIATMPYIVPGTFFGIGYILAFNKAPLELTGTLLIVILNVTFRQLPFASKVGYSTLTQINRDTINSVKDLGGHNLHVIKDIILPLSKNGLFISFVNGFTSTMTTIGSIIFLIYPKQKLATMVMFDVIESGKYGVGSVIAFLIILICLMVNGLYFFLISRKRRNKDVSYGIQPN
- a CDS encoding ABC transporter ATP-binding protein, giving the protein MFLTVSNLTKIYGDKKVVDNVSFQAEKGSITCILGPSGSGKTTILRCLGGFENPESGNVTLDNIDILKLSPEERPISTVFQSYGLFPHKSVIENTIYGLKFKKMTRKEAIKEGQGILEMVGLKAYDNRRINQLSGGEQQRVALARSLVVKPDLLLLDEPFSNLDAKLRLVMREEIQRIQKVFDITTIFVTHDQEDAFSVADQIILMNKGKIEQISSPMEIYNYPNGEFPLQFIGRSNIKNTNGQVEFVRPEGIKLHGKPMENTIEGRIEKRIFKGAILEYHISTGDTEFIAIELSRDKIYSEGDIVYLEFGYKEIV